Proteins encoded by one window of Prevotella nigrescens:
- a CDS encoding aminotransferase class IV produces MCQFIETMCVEQGRIINLGYHLARVMRTRKHFWNMQTPIPVNKLLAIAATQTEKAKLRFEYDGDNIYNLSCTPYNIRKVETLRLVADDDIEYTYKSTDRNVLNLLKAQAGRADEIIIVKRNHITDTSYTNIAFFDGTQWITPSTPLLNGTRRAQLLDAGRLIEREVCATDLSSFQSISLINAMMDLNELVLPISSIVG; encoded by the coding sequence ATGTGCCAATTTATTGAGACAATGTGTGTGGAGCAGGGCCGAATAATTAACCTCGGCTACCATCTGGCACGAGTAATGCGCACACGAAAACATTTTTGGAATATGCAGACGCCAATCCCTGTAAACAAGCTTTTAGCCATTGCAGCCACACAGACTGAAAAGGCAAAGCTACGTTTTGAATACGATGGCGACAACATATACAACCTTTCTTGTACACCTTATAATATAAGAAAGGTGGAAACACTTAGGTTAGTAGCCGATGACGACATAGAGTACACCTATAAAAGCACCGACAGAAACGTGCTGAACCTTTTGAAAGCACAAGCTGGCAGAGCTGACGAAATAATTATTGTAAAACGAAACCACATAACCGATACGTCTTATACCAATATTGCTTTTTTCGATGGCACGCAGTGGATAACTCCTTCTACACCTTTACTTAATGGCACACGGCGTGCCCAACTGCTCGATGCAGGACGTCTGATAGAACGAGAAGTGTGTGCCACCGACCTAAGTTCGTTTCAATCTATATCGCTTATCAATGCAATGATGGATTTGAACGAACTTGTATTGCCTATATCAAGCATTGTGGGTTAA
- a CDS encoding aminodeoxychorismate synthase component I: MKIYNQREAQQRINQLARADKPFVFIISYNQQQAYIEEAGHVDSSEMLYAFPAINNVPKDESINKNPVEWRFEAPNRAEYQRSIEYVKANQRNGNCYLANLTCKVPIHTNLTMRDIFLLSTAKYRCWVKDKFVCFSPEIFVRIDGETIHSFPMKGTIAASVPNAANVLMNNAKEAAEHATIVDLIRNDLSIVATKVSVEKYRYIDKLTTNKGDILQTSSEIVGQLLPHYRANIGDLLFSLLPAGSITGAPKPMTTRIIAEAECHERGFYTGIMGYWANGNLDSAVMIRFIDTDGKQLFYKAGGGITAQSNDDDEYNEMIEKVYVPIY; the protein is encoded by the coding sequence ATGAAAATCTACAATCAGCGAGAAGCACAGCAGCGCATCAACCAACTTGCAAGAGCTGACAAACCATTTGTTTTTATTATTAGCTACAACCAGCAACAAGCGTATATAGAAGAGGCAGGACACGTTGATTCTTCTGAAATGCTTTATGCTTTCCCTGCGATAAACAATGTTCCCAAAGACGAATCTATAAATAAAAATCCTGTTGAATGGCGTTTCGAAGCACCCAATAGGGCGGAGTATCAGCGCAGTATAGAATACGTGAAGGCTAACCAGCGTAATGGGAACTGCTATTTGGCAAACTTAACCTGCAAAGTTCCTATCCATACTAACTTGACGATGCGGGATATATTCCTGCTTTCCACCGCCAAATATCGCTGTTGGGTTAAAGACAAGTTCGTATGCTTTTCTCCAGAGATATTCGTCCGCATTGATGGCGAAACGATTCATTCCTTTCCCATGAAAGGCACCATTGCTGCCAGTGTGCCCAATGCAGCCAACGTGTTAATGAACAATGCGAAGGAAGCGGCAGAGCATGCAACCATCGTAGACCTGATACGAAACGACTTAAGCATTGTTGCCACCAAAGTAAGCGTAGAGAAGTATCGATACATCGACAAGCTAACCACAAATAAGGGCGATATTCTGCAGACAAGTTCCGAAATAGTGGGGCAGCTTCTTCCACACTATCGTGCGAACATTGGCGACCTGCTGTTTAGCCTGCTGCCTGCCGGTTCAATTACCGGTGCACCAAAGCCCATGACAACTCGCATAATTGCAGAAGCCGAATGCCATGAGCGTGGATTCTACACGGGAATAATGGGATATTGGGCAAATGGAAATCTTGATAGTGCCGTAATGATACGTTTTATTGATACCGACGGAAAGCAACTCTTCTACAAAGCGGGAGGAGGAATTACGGCACAGAGCAACGATGACGACGAGTATAACGAAATGATAGAAAAGGTATATGTGCCAATTTATTGA
- a CDS encoding CTP synthase — protein sequence MTETKYIFVTGGVVSSLGKGIISSSIGKLLQARGYNITIQKFDPYINIDPGTLNPYEHGECYVTVDGMETDLDLGHYERFTGIQTTRANSMTTGRIYKSVIDKERHGDYLGKTIQVVPHITDEIKRNIKLLGKKYHYDFVITEIGGTIGDIESAPFLEAIRQMKWELGKRAINLHLTYVPYLSAAGELKTKPTQHSVKELQSVGIQPDILVLRTDRHLDNDIRKKVAAFCNVDLDCVVQSENMPSIYEVPVNMQAQGLDAAILRKCGEEVKPAPTLGPWKKFLDKLRNATEEVHIGLVGKYDLQDAYKSIREGLLQAGTYNDHKTILHFVNSEHLTEANVAERLKNLDGVVVCPGFGQRGIEGKLVAIKYTRTNNIPTFGICLGMQMMVIEFARNVLGYKDANSREMDEKTEHNVIDIMEEQKNITNMGGTMRLGAYECVLRQNSRVFNIYRQACIHERHRHRYEFNNDFEKEFEENGMMCVGRNPESDLVEIVEIPSLKWFIGTQFHPEYQSTVLKPHPLFLDFIKTAIENKKK from the coding sequence GTGACTGAGACAAAGTACATTTTCGTAACAGGCGGTGTCGTTTCCTCACTTGGGAAGGGAATAATTTCATCGTCTATTGGAAAACTTCTTCAAGCAAGAGGTTACAATATTACTATCCAAAAGTTCGATCCTTATATCAACATAGACCCGGGAACATTAAATCCGTATGAGCATGGAGAATGTTATGTTACAGTTGATGGTATGGAAACAGATCTTGATTTGGGGCATTATGAAAGATTTACAGGCATTCAAACCACAAGAGCCAATTCTATGACTACAGGACGCATTTATAAAAGCGTCATTGATAAAGAAAGACATGGAGATTATCTTGGGAAAACAATTCAAGTTGTACCTCACATCACAGATGAGATAAAACGGAATATCAAGCTGTTAGGGAAAAAATATCATTACGATTTTGTTATTACAGAAATAGGCGGAACGATAGGTGATATAGAATCTGCACCTTTTCTTGAAGCTATTAGACAAATGAAATGGGAATTGGGTAAACGTGCCATTAATTTGCACCTTACATACGTTCCTTATCTCAGTGCTGCTGGTGAACTGAAAACAAAGCCGACACAGCATAGCGTAAAAGAATTGCAAAGCGTAGGTATCCAACCAGATATATTAGTATTACGTACCGATAGACATCTTGATAATGATATCCGAAAAAAGGTGGCAGCTTTCTGTAATGTAGATTTAGACTGCGTTGTACAAAGCGAGAATATGCCAAGCATATACGAAGTTCCTGTGAATATGCAAGCGCAAGGTCTTGATGCTGCTATTTTACGTAAGTGCGGAGAAGAAGTGAAACCTGCTCCAACATTAGGACCATGGAAAAAATTCCTTGATAAATTGCGTAACGCTACGGAAGAAGTGCATATAGGACTTGTAGGAAAATACGACTTACAAGATGCTTATAAGAGTATTCGTGAAGGACTCTTACAAGCAGGAACCTATAATGACCATAAAACCATACTTCATTTTGTGAATTCTGAGCATCTAACAGAAGCAAATGTAGCTGAAAGATTGAAAAATCTTGATGGAGTTGTTGTATGTCCAGGTTTTGGACAACGTGGCATCGAAGGAAAATTAGTAGCTATAAAGTATACCCGAACGAATAATATACCAACCTTCGGTATATGTTTGGGAATGCAAATGATGGTAATAGAGTTCGCACGCAATGTTTTAGGATATAAAGATGCTAATTCGCGCGAAATGGATGAAAAGACAGAACATAATGTTATCGACATTATGGAAGAACAAAAGAATATTACCAATATGGGGGGGACAATGCGCCTTGGTGCTTATGAATGTGTATTGCGACAAAATTCCCGTGTATTTAATATTTATAGGCAAGCATGTATTCATGAACGACACCGTCATCGATATGAATTCAATAATGATTTTGAAAAAGAATTCGAAGAAAATGGAATGATGTGTGTTGGACGCAATCCTGAAAGCGATCTCGTAGAGATTGTGGAAATACCATCTTTAAAATGGTTTATTGGCACACAATTCCACCCAGAATACCAATCTACTGTACTTAAACCGCACCCACTTTTCCTCGATTTTATTAAGACAGCAATAGAAAATAAGAAAAAATAG
- a CDS encoding MFS transporter produces MTEQIKKTLRDSAAARWTALLLLSLAMFCSYIFVDILSPIKDLMLSQRGWDSTAFGTMQSSETFLNVFVFFLIFAGIILDKMGVRFTALLSGAVMLTGACIKYYAISESFMSSQLEVWFTQHLNHIPLFEQLGVSPFYEGMPASAKLAAIGFMLFGCGTEMAGIMVSRGIVKWFKGKEMALAMGSEMALARLGVATCMIFSPFFAKLGGNVDVSRSVAFGVVLICIAVMMFVAYFFMDKKLDSQTGEAEEQEEPFKISDLGQILTSMGFWLVSLLCVLYYSAIFPFQKYAVNMLQCNLTFTPVDKESFWASTEVTIIQYGIMLVVAITAFMFNFMKNKSIKYSILCVSILSLIAYCYMGYMRQSAESIFAVFPLLAVGITPILGSYVDHKGKAASMLILGALLLISCHLTFAFILPMFKGHAIGGVIVAYLTILVLGASFSLVPASLWPSVPKLVDPKIIGSAYALIFWIQNIGLWLFPLVIGKVLDNSNVGITDPTKYDYTNPLLMLAGLGVAALVIGLILKAVDKKKGLGLELPNITE; encoded by the coding sequence ATGACAGAACAAATTAAAAAAACACTTAGAGATTCTGCTGCTGCACGTTGGACAGCTCTTTTACTCTTATCACTCGCAATGTTCTGTTCCTACATCTTCGTAGACATTTTGTCGCCTATCAAAGACTTGATGCTCTCTCAAAGAGGTTGGGACTCAACAGCATTCGGAACAATGCAAAGTTCTGAAACATTCTTAAATGTATTTGTATTCTTTCTTATCTTCGCAGGTATTATTCTCGATAAGATGGGTGTTCGCTTTACAGCTCTTCTTTCTGGTGCTGTAATGCTTACGGGTGCATGTATTAAGTATTATGCTATCAGCGAAAGCTTCATGAGTAGCCAACTTGAAGTTTGGTTTACTCAACATTTAAATCATATTCCTTTGTTCGAACAGTTGGGAGTATCTCCTTTCTATGAAGGCATGCCTGCTTCTGCAAAGCTCGCAGCCATCGGCTTTATGCTCTTCGGTTGTGGAACGGAAATGGCTGGTATCATGGTTTCGCGTGGTATTGTGAAATGGTTTAAGGGAAAAGAGATGGCGCTCGCAATGGGTTCTGAGATGGCACTTGCTCGTTTGGGTGTTGCTACTTGTATGATTTTCTCACCTTTCTTTGCTAAATTGGGTGGCAATGTAGATGTCTCTCGTTCAGTAGCTTTCGGTGTTGTTCTTATCTGTATTGCTGTAATGATGTTCGTTGCTTACTTCTTTATGGACAAGAAGCTCGATTCTCAAACAGGTGAGGCGGAAGAGCAAGAAGAGCCATTCAAGATTAGCGACCTTGGACAAATTCTTACGAGTATGGGCTTCTGGTTGGTATCTTTGCTTTGCGTGCTTTATTATTCAGCAATCTTCCCATTCCAGAAGTATGCTGTAAACATGTTGCAGTGTAATCTTACTTTCACTCCTGTCGATAAAGAATCTTTCTGGGCTTCAACCGAAGTTACCATTATTCAATATGGTATAATGTTGGTTGTTGCTATCACGGCATTTATGTTCAACTTTATGAAGAATAAGAGTATTAAGTACTCTATACTTTGTGTTTCTATTCTTTCTCTCATTGCCTATTGCTATATGGGTTACATGCGCCAGTCTGCCGAGTCTATCTTTGCAGTGTTCCCATTGTTGGCAGTGGGCATTACACCTATTCTTGGTAGCTATGTAGACCATAAGGGTAAGGCTGCCTCAATGCTTATTTTGGGTGCTTTATTACTCATTAGCTGCCACCTTACATTTGCATTTATCCTTCCAATGTTTAAAGGACATGCCATTGGTGGTGTAATAGTTGCTTATTTAACAATTCTTGTTCTCGGAGCCTCTTTCTCACTTGTTCCTGCTTCGTTGTGGCCAAGTGTTCCAAAGCTTGTCGATCCAAAGATTATAGGTTCTGCTTATGCACTTATCTTCTGGATTCAGAACATTGGTTTGTGGTTGTTCCCATTGGTTATTGGTAAGGTGCTCGACAACTCGAATGTCGGTATTACTGATCCAACGAAGTACGATTACACCAATCCGTTGCTCATGTTGGCCGGTCTTGGTGTTGCTGCATTGGTTATTGGTCTTATTCTTAAGGCTGTAGACAAGAAGAAAGGTCTTGGCTTGGAATTGCCAAACATTACCGAATAA
- a CDS encoding prolyl oligopeptidase family serine peptidase — protein sequence MNKNVSIAITTALVMNCGIVNAQEATNIGKHNITLSKNVMTPETLWAMGRIGNAQASPDGNKIVYQVGYYSVKENRGHQVICVMDSDGKNVRQLTTSAKSEVSPTWLDDHTIAFLLDGQIWSMNSDGSYRKKLSSSDIEIEGFRFSPDRKKVLLIKSIPYYGTIKKNPSDLPKASGRLITDMNYRHWDHYVETIAHPFVAEITANGISKNDVDIIEGEPYESPLAPFGGIEQFDWSKDSKQIAYTCRKKEGVKYAVSTDADIYLYNIDTKKTVNLCKPADYVAPEINMTKSLRNQKVNHQDGDFNVGYDVNPKFSPDGKYIAWQSMKNDGYESDRNRLCVYDFSTGKKTYVTEKFDSNVDDYVWAPNSKELYFIGVWHGTVNAYQTNLKGEIKQLTDGQHNYVSIALLGDKGRKLLGLRQSIKQATEIFSIVPAKKDKQSEQIQLSFENKHIYDQLALGEVKPRWVKTTDGKDMLVWIITPPHFDPNKKYPTLLFCEGGPQSPVSQFWSYRWNFQIMAANGYVIVAPNRRGLPGFGSEWNEEISGDWTGQCMKDYLSAIDDAANNLPFVDKDRLGAVGASFGGFSVYYLAGHHNKRFKAFIAHDGAFNLESMYTDTEEVWFSNWEYDDAYWNKDRTAAATRTYENSPHLDVDKWDTPILCIHGEKDYRINATQGMGAFNAARLRGIPAELLLFPDENHWVLKPQNGILWQRTFFNWLDRWLKK from the coding sequence ATGAACAAAAATGTTTCAATTGCTATTACAACTGCACTTGTTATGAATTGTGGAATTGTAAATGCCCAAGAAGCGACTAACATCGGAAAGCATAACATAACACTTAGTAAAAATGTTATGACTCCCGAAACATTGTGGGCGATGGGAAGAATTGGAAATGCACAAGCTTCCCCTGATGGCAATAAAATTGTTTACCAAGTAGGTTACTATAGTGTGAAGGAAAATAGAGGACACCAAGTAATCTGTGTAATGGATTCCGATGGAAAGAATGTACGTCAGCTTACAACATCTGCAAAAAGCGAAGTAAGTCCTACATGGTTAGATGACCATACCATAGCTTTTCTTCTCGATGGACAAATTTGGTCTATGAATTCAGACGGTTCTTATCGTAAAAAGCTTTCATCTTCAGATATAGAAATAGAAGGATTCCGCTTCTCTCCAGATAGGAAGAAGGTCCTACTTATAAAGAGTATCCCTTATTATGGTACAATTAAGAAAAATCCTTCCGACCTTCCAAAAGCATCTGGTCGTCTTATAACCGACATGAATTATCGTCATTGGGATCATTATGTAGAAACTATTGCACATCCGTTTGTTGCAGAAATTACTGCCAATGGTATTAGTAAGAACGATGTGGATATTATAGAAGGTGAACCTTACGAAAGTCCGCTTGCTCCATTTGGTGGGATAGAACAATTCGACTGGAGTAAAGATTCGAAACAGATAGCCTATACTTGTAGGAAAAAAGAAGGTGTAAAATATGCTGTATCAACCGATGCTGACATATACCTTTACAATATAGACACAAAAAAAACGGTGAACTTATGTAAACCTGCAGACTATGTTGCGCCAGAAATAAACATGACGAAGTCGCTTCGTAATCAAAAGGTAAATCATCAAGATGGTGATTTCAATGTCGGTTACGACGTTAATCCTAAGTTCTCTCCTGATGGAAAGTATATTGCATGGCAGAGTATGAAGAACGATGGATATGAAAGCGATCGTAATCGTCTTTGTGTTTATGATTTCAGTACGGGGAAGAAAACCTATGTTACAGAGAAATTTGACTCTAACGTAGATGACTATGTTTGGGCTCCAAATTCAAAGGAACTTTATTTTATAGGTGTTTGGCATGGTACTGTAAATGCTTATCAAACTAACTTAAAAGGCGAAATTAAGCAATTAACCGATGGACAGCATAATTATGTCTCAATTGCGCTATTAGGCGATAAGGGAAGGAAATTGTTAGGCTTACGTCAAAGCATAAAACAGGCTACTGAGATATTTTCCATAGTACCTGCAAAGAAAGATAAGCAGAGTGAACAAATACAGTTGAGTTTTGAAAATAAACATATTTATGATCAGCTTGCACTTGGAGAAGTTAAACCACGTTGGGTAAAGACTACTGATGGGAAAGATATGTTGGTATGGATTATCACTCCTCCTCATTTTGACCCGAATAAAAAGTATCCAACTCTTCTTTTCTGTGAGGGAGGTCCACAAAGCCCAGTATCACAATTCTGGAGCTATCGTTGGAATTTCCAGATAATGGCAGCAAACGGATATGTAATTGTTGCACCAAACCGTAGAGGATTGCCTGGGTTTGGTAGTGAATGGAATGAAGAAATTAGTGGAGATTGGACAGGTCAATGTATGAAAGACTATCTATCAGCAATAGACGATGCTGCAAATAATCTTCCATTCGTAGATAAAGATAGATTAGGTGCTGTAGGTGCTTCGTTTGGTGGGTTCTCTGTTTATTATTTGGCAGGGCATCACAACAAACGCTTCAAAGCGTTCATTGCTCACGACGGTGCTTTCAACCTCGAAAGTATGTATACTGATACTGAAGAAGTCTGGTTTAGTAATTGGGAATATGATGATGCATATTGGAATAAGGACCGTACAGCTGCAGCAACACGTACATATGAGAATAGTCCCCATCTTGATGTTGATAAATGGGACACTCCTATTCTTTGCATTCATGGAGAGAAAGATTATCGTATTAATGCAACGCAGGGTATGGGAGCATTCAATGCTGCACGCTTACGTGGTATTCCTGCCGAACTGTTACTCTTCCCAGACGAAAACCATTGGGTATTGAAACCACAGAATGGAATATTATGGCAACGTACTTTCTTCAACTGGCTCGACCGCTGGCTAAAGAAATAA
- the yidC gene encoding membrane protein insertase YidC, with amino-acid sequence MDKNTITGFVLIALVLFGFAWWQAPSDEEIAQQRVEFVKDSIANARKIAEQKKAASKTVNKINAADTDTTSLFYTATKGVAKEIVLQNSKIALTFDTKGGVVRKAIIKGYKGHNVASKDRKNDKNYVTLFNGADQNLNFILATKNQNIETQNLYFTPSNLTDSTLTLTAAAGNGKTFVMDYKLTNNYMLRLSVKATGMNGLFNPGKNQLVVDWQDKCTQQELGHSFENRYATITYKKSEGGTEHLSEAQEDDKKTENMLDWVAFKNQFFSAVIISKDGFSTGSDLKSTPLAKETHYLKLYQANLNTTFDPTGVKASEFEFYFGPNDFRLLQGIDKESHFGKDLEMQQLVNLGWPLFRIINRWFTIYVFDWLSKFFPMGVVLILITLLLKFITYPMVKKSYMSSAKMRVLKPKLEEATKQYNKPEDQMQKQQAMMQMYSEYGVSPLSGCLPMLIQMPIWIAMFNFVPNAIQLRGESFLWINDLSTYDPIISWNQNLWLIGDHLSLTCILFCSANILYSWFTMQQQKDQMVGQQADQMKVMQYMMFLMPVFFFFMFNDYSSGLNFYYFVSLFFSAAIMWTLRKTTNDEKLLAILEARREENKKNPKKKSGLAARMQAIQEMQQKQQAELERRRQNLNKNK; translated from the coding sequence ATGGATAAAAATACTATCACTGGGTTTGTACTCATCGCTCTCGTTCTCTTCGGCTTTGCATGGTGGCAAGCCCCTTCAGATGAAGAAATTGCTCAACAACGTGTTGAATTTGTAAAAGATTCTATTGCAAATGCTCGAAAAATAGCCGAACAGAAAAAGGCAGCTTCTAAAACTGTAAATAAAATAAATGCAGCTGATACAGATACAACTTCTTTATTCTATACAGCAACGAAAGGTGTAGCGAAGGAAATTGTGCTACAAAATTCTAAGATTGCACTTACGTTCGATACAAAGGGCGGAGTTGTAAGAAAAGCAATAATAAAAGGTTATAAAGGACATAATGTTGCAAGTAAAGATCGTAAGAACGATAAAAATTATGTAACCCTCTTTAATGGAGCTGATCAGAATTTGAATTTCATTTTGGCTACTAAAAACCAAAATATTGAAACACAAAATCTTTATTTTACTCCTTCTAACTTGACGGATTCTACGCTTACATTGACAGCTGCAGCAGGTAATGGTAAGACTTTCGTCATGGATTATAAACTAACCAATAATTATATGTTGCGTTTAAGTGTGAAGGCAACAGGAATGAATGGTTTGTTCAATCCTGGAAAAAATCAATTGGTTGTAGACTGGCAAGATAAATGTACACAACAAGAACTTGGACACTCTTTCGAGAATCGCTATGCAACAATCACTTATAAAAAGTCGGAAGGTGGTACTGAACATCTAAGTGAAGCGCAAGAAGATGATAAGAAGACAGAAAATATGCTTGATTGGGTTGCATTTAAAAACCAATTCTTCTCAGCTGTAATAATCTCTAAAGATGGTTTTTCTACGGGAAGTGATCTTAAAAGTACACCTTTGGCGAAGGAAACACACTATCTGAAATTATATCAGGCAAATTTAAATACAACGTTCGATCCCACTGGAGTAAAAGCATCAGAGTTTGAATTTTACTTTGGTCCTAACGATTTCCGTTTATTGCAAGGCATAGATAAAGAAAGTCATTTTGGAAAAGATCTTGAAATGCAACAATTGGTAAACCTTGGCTGGCCTTTATTCCGTATTATCAATCGTTGGTTCACAATCTATGTGTTTGACTGGTTAAGCAAATTCTTCCCTATGGGTGTTGTATTAATCCTCATTACATTGCTTTTGAAGTTTATTACTTATCCAATGGTGAAAAAGAGCTATATGAGTTCTGCAAAAATGCGTGTACTGAAACCAAAGCTTGAAGAAGCAACAAAACAATATAACAAACCTGAAGACCAGATGCAGAAACAACAGGCTATGATGCAAATGTATTCTGAATATGGAGTAAGTCCGTTGTCGGGTTGTTTGCCTATGCTCATTCAGATGCCTATTTGGATTGCGATGTTCAATTTTGTTCCAAATGCAATACAGTTGCGTGGAGAGAGTTTCTTGTGGATAAACGATTTAAGTACATACGATCCTATTATTTCTTGGAATCAAAATCTGTGGTTAATTGGAGACCATCTTTCATTAACCTGTATTCTTTTTTGCTCTGCTAATATTCTTTATTCTTGGTTTACCATGCAGCAACAGAAGGATCAAATGGTTGGTCAACAAGCAGATCAGATGAAGGTGATGCAATATATGATGTTCCTTATGCCTGTGTTCTTCTTCTTTATGTTCAATGATTACTCTTCAGGTTTGAACTTCTATTATTTTGTATCATTGTTTTTCTCTGCTGCCATTATGTGGACCTTGCGCAAGACGACAAACGACGAGAAGTTGCTCGCCATATTGGAAGCCCGACGCGAAGAAAACAAGAAAAATCCGAAGAAAAAGAGCGGATTGGCAGCACGTATGCAGGCTATTCAAGAGATGCAACAGAAACAACAAGCAGAATTAGAACGCAGAAGACAGAACCTAAATAAAAATAAATAA
- a CDS encoding IS1380 family transposase yields the protein MTKVAIKNENITSFGGIYHIMDVFSKLGFEKLTESVLGRRGSSGKAFSHGSIFGSLFFSYLCGGECLEDINALIGQFKQRPDTLLPGADTVGRGLKELAEENIIYKSETSGKSYSFNTAEKLNTLLLRMIRRMGLIKAGSHVDLDFDHQFIPSRKFDAKYSYKQDHGYFPGWASIGGIIVGGENRDGNTNVKFHQEDTLRRIMDRVTSELGVVIEHFRADCGSFSKEIIQTVEPRCNTFYIRAANCGSRCEDFRQLEEWKSVEVGYERCDVTSVSMDDLIEGKSYRLVVQRTPLKDKHGREQTDMFGVIYTYRCILTNNRTSTEKDIITFYNERGASEKNFDIQNNDFGWAHLPFSFMAENMVFMMVTAMLKNFYLYLVRHISEKVKPLKKTSRLKAFILHFVSVPAKWVRTGRRNVLNLYTNKAYYSEVFLE from the coding sequence ATGACAAAGGTAGCAATTAAAAACGAGAATATCACTTCTTTCGGAGGAATTTATCACATTATGGATGTTTTTTCAAAGTTGGGCTTTGAAAAACTTACCGAATCCGTGTTGGGCAGACGCGGAAGCAGTGGCAAGGCATTCAGCCATGGAAGCATTTTCGGCTCTCTCTTCTTCAGTTACCTTTGTGGTGGAGAATGCCTTGAGGACATCAATGCGCTTATAGGGCAGTTCAAGCAGAGGCCTGACACGCTATTACCCGGTGCCGACACCGTGGGACGTGGACTGAAGGAGCTTGCCGAAGAGAACATTATCTACAAGAGCGAGACATCAGGCAAGTCTTATAGTTTCAATACTGCAGAGAAGCTGAACACCTTACTTTTACGGATGATACGTAGAATGGGGCTTATAAAGGCGGGCAGTCATGTTGACTTGGACTTTGACCACCAGTTTATTCCATCCCGCAAGTTCGATGCAAAGTATTCCTACAAGCAGGATCATGGTTATTTCCCAGGCTGGGCTTCCATCGGGGGCATCATAGTCGGAGGTGAGAACCGTGACGGGAACACCAATGTGAAATTCCATCAGGAGGACACGCTCCGTCGCATTATGGACCGTGTGACCTCCGAACTTGGTGTTGTGATAGAGCATTTCCGTGCCGACTGCGGGTCGTTCTCGAAGGAAATCATCCAGACCGTAGAGCCGCGCTGCAACACGTTCTATATACGTGCTGCCAACTGCGGCAGCCGGTGTGAGGACTTCCGCCAGCTGGAAGAATGGAAGAGCGTTGAGGTTGGTTATGAGAGGTGCGATGTCACCTCCGTCAGCATGGACGACCTCATCGAAGGAAAGTCATACAGGCTTGTCGTACAGCGTACTCCCTTGAAAGACAAGCACGGCAGGGAACAGACGGATATGTTCGGAGTGATATACACATACCGCTGTATCCTTACCAACAACCGGACATCTACCGAGAAGGACATCATTACATTCTACAATGAACGTGGAGCGAGCGAAAAGAACTTCGACATACAGAACAATGACTTCGGCTGGGCACATCTGCCATTTTCCTTTATGGCTGAGAACATGGTTTTCATGATGGTTACCGCCATGCTGAAAAACTTCTATCTCTATCTCGTCCGTCATATCAGCGAGAAGGTCAAGCCATTGAAAAAGACAAGCAGGCTGAAAGCCTTTATCCTGCATTTTGTCAGTGTACCAGCAAAATGGGTACGAACAGGAAGGCGGAACGTTCTGAACCTATATACAAATAAAGCATACTACTCTGAGGTATTCCTTGAATAA